Genomic window (Sphingomonas sp. S1-29):
ATTGGCGATATCGACCATGATCCGCTCGACCTGGGTCTGCTGGATCGTGTCGAGCCAGCCTTCGGATTGCGCCTGCGCCAGCCGCTTGGCGGTGCCGTCGAGGAAGCCGTTGGCGGGATTGGCGCGCGCCATCGCTTCGTCCGCCTCCTCCTTTGAGAGCAGTTCATAGATTTCGGGGCAATCGCCGGTTCGCCGCAACTGGCTGCGCAGTGCGTGGACATAGGCGACATGGCGAAGCACGATGGATCGCTTGAGGTCGATCGCGCGCTGCGGCTGGTCGGGCAGGAACGCAACCGCCTCGCGCGCCAGGTTGCGCGAGGCGTTGATCATCGCGCCCCAGAGGATCCGGCCCTCCCACCAACGCTGATAGGCCGAGCTGTCGCGAAACCCCAGGAACAGCGCGAGCACGGTGCCGAAGATCGTCAGCGGCAGCGACGGCGCGTTGTAGGGCAGTTCGGTGTAGAAATAGGTG
Coding sequences:
- a CDS encoding bestrophin family protein; translated protein: MILDSTPRFTRIVREVWRPLTLLFVWDVAVTYFYTELPYNAPSLPLTIFGTVLALFLGFRDSSAYQRWWEGRILWGAMINASRNLAREAVAFLPDQPQRAIDLKRSIVLRHVAYVHALRSQLRRTGDCPEIYELLSKEEADEAMARANPANGFLDGTAKRLAQAQSEGWLDTIQQTQVERIMVDIANAQGGMERIKNTPLPMQYRFFPQFFARVFCLLLPIGLVETLGWATPVGSTIAGLMFLAALQIGDDLTDPFSNTLHDVPLTAMCRTIEIDLKQSIGDPAPEPLKPVKGVLW